The Nostoc cf. commune SO-36 genomic sequence TTGCAAGATACTCTTGAAGGATGGATTGTACTAGGATTGCGTTTGGGTCATACTCTACCAATACTTAATGATGTTGACCTGAATCTTACCAAAGAGGTCGCCTAATGCCACCCTTTGGATCAATTAATCGGCGGGATCTGATTCGTTATCTAAAAGATGCAGGTTTTGATGGGCCTTACCCAGGTGGTAAGCATCAATACATGGTAAAAGATGAATTAAAGCTGACAATTCCCAATCCACATCAGGGAGACATCAGCCCAAGCTTACTAAATAGAATATTACGTCAAGCTAATATCAGCAGAGATGAATGGGAGGCGTTATGAATTATATGCGCGATCGCTCATGATACGATAATCTCTGATGCGATCGCACCAGAGGCTACCATCTGGATCATCTTCAACGAGAAATAGAATTTCACTCATAGCGAATCTTTCCTTAACTACTAAATTTTACAATTCACAAGTCTTGATGTGAGGGCAGAAAGTCTTTTTCTTCTTCCATCTAATCTCATACTCAATACTGCTCTGGGTAATTGTCCTGCCGGAGCAGTTAATGTAAATGATAGAAATGCATAAGGCTTCCAATTATTTTTAATCCGCCATCCTATAGACTCACCGAAATATTTCCAGGTTTCCAAATCTAAGTCAGGTTTTCCCCCAACGCTGTCCCAGATTTGCTTCTGTATACTAAAACCAAAGCGCTCATTACTGTATTTTACCCACAAGCGATCAATAGTTAAAAGGTCTTGACAGGGAAACTTTTCGATATCTTCTACTCTGAGATAATCTTCTTTTTCTCGACTAGATATTTTAAGCATAAGCTTCCAAGTTTCTTGATCAGCTTCTAGCCATTTACTAGATGCTAGTAACTTTTGCAAAATTGTATAGTCTATCCCTACTGATGAATTCAGATTTTCAGAATTAAGAGCTTGTATAATCTCATCAGCAGATTGATAGCGTTCCTTCATATAATCCTGAATTAACTTATCTAAAACTTGCCCAAAGTCAGGAGTAATACTTCTACCTGGTGGCAAATATTTTCTCCAAACCCAGCAACCCCTGAGCGCATCATAAAGTTCATCAGAACCATCTGTACTTGGTAAAACTTGGGTTAATAGCCGAATACAAGTTACACCCAAACTATAAAGGTCACTTGCAGGGAAAACTTGACCACGTATTTGCTCTAATGGTGTATATCCAGGCGTTCCTACTGTTGTGCCAACACCTAGAAAAGTTTGTGTAATTTGTTTAGAAACACCAAAATCAATTAATATCAACTTGCCATCCTGACGGCGGCGCATGATATTTTCTGGCTTGATGTCTCGATGAATTACACCGCGTTCATGGATAAACTTCAGGATAGGCAATATATCAACCAAAAGCTGTTTTATCTTTTCTTCACTAAAAGCTCCCTGCTGCTGCAATTCTTGTAATAAATTTTGTCCCTCAATTAACTCTTGCACCAAATAAAGCCGCTTATCCTGTTCAAAATAAGCAATCAGACGGGGAATTTGTGGGTGTTCTCCCAAATCATACAAACGCTTCGCCTCTTGCTTAAATAACTCCGTTGCTTTCTCAAGTGCATTCGTTCCTTGAACTTGCGGGACAAATTGCTTAATTACGCAAGGTTCATCTATCTTATCTGTGTCCCTGGCTTCATAAGTTCTGCTAAATCCACCCTCACCCAAAAGTCGTATTACTCGGAAACGGTTTCTAAATAATGGTGTGAGTGTTTGTCCACACTTAATGCAAAACTTGTTGCCATCAGGATTAAAGGGATTTGAACAACTGGAATTAGAACAGTAGAGCATATTTGGGAATAAGCAGATGGTGTCTATATTCAGTTTTCCCAATTTCTGCTTACTGGGTTTCACGAGCCTTGATATTTTTGAGCAGATTTACTTCTAGTGGCAGCTACAGTCTCAAATTACTTTTGCTAGCGTAGTGATATAAGGTTTAATGGGTAAGGTAATATGTACCGTTGTTTCCTGTTGATAAATACTTGAAATTGAGAACTGCCCGCCACAAAGTTCGGCGATTTTTTTGACAATTCCCAATAGTTCACCCTGGTTTCCCGTCACCGCCAACCTGCGGATTAAGCGTTGTTCCATAATCTGCTGTACCATCCACAGCGAATCATCAGGTTTTACGGCAAAAATCGGTGTACTCATTACCGCCTCTGCTAGACAAGTTTTTAAGTTCAAACCCAATGCCTGAAATTACACAATGTCGCGCTCGGTGATAATTCCCACAGGAATTTGCAGAGGTTCAGTTTGGCTACCACCTGGTTGCACAATCATGATGGAACTAACCCGGTGTTCTGTCATCAGTTGTGCGATTTGCATTCTTGGTAGCTTATAGAGAATAATCACAAATAAAGCAGCTTTAGCCTCTTCGTGCGAGATAATAAATATAAAATATGGCGATCGCAATCGATTTTGGTACTAGCAACACAGTCATTGCTCGTTGGAACCCCGTAACCCAACAGCCAGAAACCCTTACTCTACCAGGCTTGTCAATTAAACAAAGTCTCAATCCGCCACTGATTCCCAGCTTGGTTTATGTTGAAGACGCAACAAAAAATCAAGTCTTAGTAGGGCAACAAGTACGCGATCGCGGTCTTGACGTCAAAGGGGAAACTCGATTTTTCCGCAGCTTCAAGCGCGGTATCGGTGCAGATATCCAAGGTTTCTTACCCGAACTAGATGGACAAATTGTCACCTTTGAGCAAATAGGTCAATGGTTCCTCACCAAAGTAATTGAAGAACTAGCACCCTTGGAAGGGGGGTTAGATTCTCTGGTGTTAACTGTACCCGTAGACAGTTTTGAAGCTTATCGTCACTGGTTGGGGACAGTTTGTCAAGCCCTCCCGGTCGAACAAGTGCGGATGTTGGATGAACCCACAGCCGCCGCCTTGGGTTATGGTTTGGCAGATCAAGAAAATCTTTTGGTGATTGACTTTGGCGGTGGAACTTTGGATTTATCCCTTGTCCGGTTGGATCAAAGCGTGCAAGCAACCACAAAGCCGCTCGGATTTCTCCTCAAATGGGGTAATAAGTCTCTAGCTGAAGATTCAAAACAAAAAGTCAAAACTGCCCGTGTCCTGGCGAAAGCTGGGCAAAATCTGGGTGGTACTGATATTGATAACTGGTTAGTAGATTACTTTGCCAAAACTCAAGAACTGGCGGTAAGTCCGTTGACAACACGATTGGCAGAACGGGTAAAAATTCAGCTATCAACCCAAAACCAAGCAAGTGAAGTTTACTTTGACGATGAGACATTTGAAAGCTATGAACTGGAACTAAACCGCGATACTTTTGACGATATCCTCAAAGAACACGCGTTTTTTGAGTTACTCGATGAGTCGATGACGACACTGTTGCAGCAAGCAAGACGGCAAGGGATAGAACTTCCAGATATTAATGCAGTTTTGTTAGTTGGTGGTACAGTGCAATTGCCAGCAGTGCAGACATGGATCAAACAGTATTTTGAGCCAGAAAAAATCCGTTGCGAACGTCCTTTTGAAGCGATCGCTCAAGGTGCATTACAGTTAGCTCAAGGCGTGCAAATCAAAGACTTTCTCTATCATAGTTATGGTATCCGCTACTGGGATCGTCGCAACCAGCGTCACAAATGGCATTCTTTAATTAAAGCTGGACAAGCATACCCGATGAGTCAGCCAGTGGAATTAGTCTTAGGCGCTTCTGTAGAAAATCAGCCCAGCATTGAATTAATTATGGGAGAATTGGGAGCAGATACGGGTAGTACTGAAGTTTATTTTGATGGCGATCGCTTAATTACTCGCCGTATGGACAATAGTGAAACCAGCGTCAAACCCCTTAACGATCGAGAAGGTGCGAAGACAATTGCCCAATTGACACCAGCCGGATATCCTGGAAGCGATCGCATCAAAATCCTCTTTCAAGTTGATGAGCAACGCTTTTTGCGAATCACCGTTGAAGACTTGTTAACTAACGACACGCTGTTAGAGAATCAACTTGTAGCACAGTTGAGTTAATTAACTAAAAGGATTTAAAAGTGGGATACCGCAGCCATCGAAATCCCGGATGTTGCGCGTTACAGGGAATGTTGGGAAGTTTGAAAGCCCCTAAATAACAGGTACATAGTACCGTATTCTGTCCTTTAGGTAGGGGATGAAAAACGACTCAGTGTGGTTTTAACCACCGTCAAGATTGATGCTTTGGCACAAATATATCTAGTTATCTTATACCAGTTATGGTAGTATAAGATAGGAGGTAAAGCGATGCTAGTTTTTGAGTTCAAAGCCTACGGAAAGTCGGCGCAATTATCGGCAATAAATGATGCAATTCGGACTGCAAAGTTCATTCGCAATAGCTGTATTCGGCTATGGATGGATTTTAAAGGTACTGGTAAAAATGATTTGCAGAAATACTGCGCGGTGCTTGCAGCTAATTTTCCTTTTGCTGATGAACTTAATTCAATGGCTAGACAAGCCTCGGCAGAACGAGCATGGTCATCTATCTCTAGATTCTACGACAACTGCAAAAAGCGCAAAGTCTGCCGGGGGGATACTCCCCCCGGAGAACTTTGTAAGAAGGGCATTCCAGGTTTAAAGGGATATCCTCAATTTGTGAAAGATTGTCGTTCTGTTGAGTACAAGACATCAGGATGGAAGCTTGCTGATGATCGTAAATGTATAAACTTCAGTGATAAAAAAGGGATTGGACGATTAAAACTTAAAGGAACTCGTGATTTGCATTTCTACCAAATTAACCAAATAAAACGGGTGAGGTTGGTAAAACGTGCAGATGGTGTGTATGTTCAATTTTGTATTGACGTAGACCGTTCAGAAGACATTGAACCTACTGGCAACACAGTTGGTTTAGATGTTGGGCTAAAAGAATACTACACCGATTCAAGCGGGGTGATGGTAGAAAATCCCAAATTCTTGCGAAAAGGTGAAAAAGTTCTTAAACGTTCACAACGTCGAGTTTCGAGAAAAGTAAAAGGTTCAAGGAATAGAGGCAAAGCAAGGCAGATTTTAGGAAATCGCCACCTCAAAATAAGTCGGCAACGTAAAGACCATGCTGTGAAATTAGCACGGTGCGTAGTTCAGTCTAACGACTTGATAGCCTACGAAGATTTGAGGATTAAAAATATGGTGAAAAATCACTGCCTAGCTAAGTCTATCAATGACGCATCTTGGTATCAGTTCCGTATTTGGCTTGAATACTTCGCAAAAGTATTCAAGCGCGTAACAGTTGCGGTTAATCCGCAATATAGTAGCCAAGAATGCTCTAGCTGTGGTGAAATTGTTAAGAAAACCCTATCAACGAGAACACACGTTTGTAGTTGTGGATGTGTCATGGATAGGGATGAAAACGCAGCTAGAAATATCCTTGGTCGAGGATTGGGTACGGTAGGGCATACCGGAACCTTTGCGCTAGACGCAAGCAAACGCTTGGGGAGATGAGTCCTCTACTCTTGTTGGAGTAATCCTGCATGAGCAAGTCATGTCTTAGATTCAAGAATCCCCGTCTCTTTAGAGCGGGGAGTGTCAATAAGGTCAATTGATGAATTTTAGCAGTAGCAGCAATCATTATATCTGCTTGGGTGTGTGTTTTCCCACTTAATCTTAGTTGACCTCGCAATTCACCGGAGCGCTTGGCAATTTCAATGGTAATGGGCAATACTTGACAGTTATTTCCCAAAAAGTTCTCAAACCATATTTGAATTCTAGGGTTGGGTTTGGATGTCAGTCCATAAAATATTTCTTCAACAGTGATGGCACTCAGGACTATTGAGAAATCTCCTTCTGCCCATTTCAGTACACCAGAGTTAGGTTTAAGTTTTACTAATTCGCTGATAATATTAGTGTCACAAAGAAAAGTCATCGATAGCATCAGCGAAAGGATTAGAACGGTCTTGGCGGGAGGGTACTTCGAGAATATAATCTTCCTGAGCAGCTATCTGACGTAGTTCTTTGAAACAATCAGCTAGAGACATCTTTTCGCGCTGCTTGCGCCACGTCAAAAATTCTTCAAACATCTCAGCTTCAAGAACTACAGCCACCAGTTGATTTCGGTTGTAGATGAGTTGCGGTTCTTTACTGACAGCATGAATTAGTTCAGAAAATCTCTGTTTCGCTTCTGCAATTCTCCAGTTCATCTAAAACCTCTTTTATTCATAATCATGTCTATTCTAGACATAATTAATGTCTATATTCTCATGAAAAAGCATACACCGAACGGCGAATGTGTATTTCTAACCACCAATTTTTAACCATCCAAAAACTTGATTGACGGTTAGTGCAAGTTCAATTTCTGGTAATACAGGCAAAAAATCTTCTCCCTGGAGTAGCACTGGCTGTTGCTCTGACAGAAATACCAAGATACTCAGATCATCAGGGTCAAGAAACCATCCTAAGCGGCTGCCATACTTCAGACAATGAAGAATGTTACCAATTACTTTGTTGGGTTTTTGTTCTGGCGAAAGAATCTCAATCGTCCAGTCTGGTGGAAGTTCAAAATTATCAGGTACTTGATTATCAACAGTGAATGGTATGTGTCCCCAGTGAAATACAGCTACATCAGGTACAATTGAGCGATCACCAAAGCTACACTGTAATTCGGGAAACGCATAGGCAATCTTTTGATTCTCCGTGACTTCATTAACAACAGCACAGAGTTTGCCTTGCAAGCGGCTGTGTCTCCCTTTAGGCATAGGCTTAGGAATAATCTCACCGTTAATATATTCACTCGCAGGCTTTGTTTCTGGGAGCTTTTAAAAAACTCTTCCAATGTGAGAGGTTGAGTAATTATGGTGCTCATAGCTCCTAAATTCCTCAAAAATGTGTTTTTTAGTTTAGCAATATGTATGGACAGGTGCTTAACTCCCTGAACACACCTGTCCATACATTACATTAAAGGAAGAATTGCAGTTCTTAATTACGAATTATTTCCGCACCACTACTAAAGTTCCTGTTGAAGCCCAGTTGTAAAGATTGCGAGCTTGCTTAACAGGCAAATTTACACAACCGTGACTTACTGGAGTGCCAAATCGATTGTGCCAGTAAGCGCCGTGAATCGCATATCCTCTGTAGAAATACATTGTGTAAGGAACGTCAGGAATATTGTAGCCTCTGCCTCGCATCCGGTGAGTACGATACTTAGAATTAATCCGAAATCTACCTATGGGTGTAGGAGTCGCTCGTTTACCTCCAGAAATGCGGTATGAATGAACAAGTTTATTACCTTCCCATGCACGTAAACGTTGTTCTGACAAGTCAATTTCAATCCAGCGAGGTTGGCTAATATTATTGACAGCGAGGCTGTTTTCATCGACTGAGGTGGCTGTTGCCGTAGTCGAGTTTGGTGTACCTGTTAACGGTGATGACCAAGAGAATAAAGTCATTACCATCAGCGCTACGCCTGTACAAAAAGTTCCTGAAGAACGAATCCCACCACGGCGAATCCAAGTTTGCATAATGCCTCATCTTTTAAACTACGCAAAAATGATGAAGTGAAGCAATTTTCTGGAAAACTACAAATTTCCAAAGTGACTTCTAACTTCTTGTCAAGGATTTACGCAATTCATCCGCTAAAGCTTCTCAAGATAAGTCCTAAGTTAATCCGCATCCAATTTGTCTTTTGTCCTTGGTTAAATGATGATTCCTAACTTAATAACCAATGACCAATAACTAATTAACAAGGACAACCTTTAAAAAAATCTGTCATTTAAATGCCTAAATGCAAAGTTTCCCCGTATTAATATTTGCATTTGTGATTTCACACAGAAATTGTCAGAATTTACGCTTATTTTTTGGACAAATTGTTGAATGTCCTCTTCTATATTTTATTTTAATTTCAGTAATTCCGACTCCGAAGATTCCCAGCATAAAATCTTGCTGGGAATCACTTAATTGTCTTGATTTGTTGTTATTTATGATTTTAACTAAATTGCCTTATGGCTGCTTCACCTACTATTTCTGGATAACTACTGGCGTGCCTATGGATGCCCACTGGAATAGCCATTTAGCATGTTTAGGTGCGAGATTCACACAGCCGTGGCTGACTGGAGTACCAAACCTTTTATGCCAGTAAGCACCGTGAATACCGTAGTTGCCTTGGTAAAACATCGCATGAGGAACGTTAGGGACGTCGTAGCCATTCCCGCGCATTCGCGTAGTTTTTAACTTGGATTGAATATTAAAAGTACCAACAAGAGTGGGAGTAGATTTTTTGCCAGAGGAAATAGCACTTCCATAAACCACTCTGTCACCTTCCCAAGCTATTAACCGTTGCTTTGAAAGATCAATTTGAATCCAGCGCTTATCTGATTTTTGTAATGTCTGGATTGTTTGTGCAATTACTTTATTTTTGGAATTCGCCCAAACTTCAGTAGTTCCGGTAGTAGTAAAAACACTTACGGACAGTGCTGTACCAGTGAGGAGTATTTTTAAGCGACGCACCCAGTCAGGAGAAATTAGTTTTTTCATTTTAGATACACTCACACTCAAATCATGGGGTCTTGAGAAACTTATCAGTTTTCACCTTTATTTCCCTATCTATTACTTTAATAGACGTGAACTTTTAATGATTTGATTCTAAGTTAACTTAACTGTTGTATCAGCTTTTTTGCCCCAGATGCGATCGCTTCCCAATTTCTCTCTGTGACAAGCTTTTTGGGAAATAATTCCCCGCTCAAACCGACAGCGATCGCTCCGGCTTGCAAAAATTCTTTGGCATTTTCCAGAGTCACGCCGCCAGTAGGAATTAAGGGAATCTGACCTAGTGGCCCTTGCAAACTTTTGATATAATCAGCCCCTCCCACTGCTTGCACGGGAAACACTTTTACACAACTAGCGCCCTGACTCCAAGCGGTAACAATTTCTGTAGGAGTTAACGCTCCGGGTATAATAGGCACATTTTGTTCTTGTGCTGCTTGAATCATTGCCGGATCAACGTGGGGTGTGAAGAGGAATTGCGCCCCAGATGCGATCGCTTCTTGCAACTGTTGCACATTGAATAGCGTACCAGTGCCAATGATACACGCTGGTAATTCCGAACGTAGTTGACTGATTAATTCCCCAGCGCGATCGCTATTCCAGGTAATCTCAATTAACTGCATTCCCCCAGATGCTACAGCCGTTGCCATTTGCTGCCCCACTTCGATTTTAGAGGCGCGAATAACTGCGATCGCTCGGTGTTTTTGCAGCTGTGATAACCAAATTTGATTAGACATTTTGACTGGGAATTAGGGACTGGGAGCTAGGGATTGAGACTAGAGAATAGTTTTCACTCTAGTAAATACCTAATTTTCAATACTAATACCCACTCCCCAACCCCAATGCCCTTAAAACTTGCTTATTGCATCAAGCTATGAGATATTACATACAAATAGCATTAAGTCTATCGACTTGCCGTAGTTTAAAATTAGATGCTTCAGCGTTTGGGTCTAAAGGAGTAATTAAAATGACAATTACACAACAAAATACATCAGCATCCTTACCAATCACCATTCATGGTTCCGAAAGCGTCGATATAGCTTGCCTATGGAAGCTTGTGCGACTAGATCCAAATGGATTTTGGCTGCCCACTAAGGCATATACAACGATTCTGGGCGTTATGCTGCTGACCTTGATAAGTCTGATTTTCTTAAGTATCCATTGGTCTTACCGCAGACTATTCCCATTTATTGGCACTGATCATAAAAAATAAAAAGCTAGACATTAAATTGCGTAGTCCATCGTCTCAATCACCTGATTTTGCTTCCTTTACATTACTTTAGAGACAGTCTCTAAAAACTCAGCTTAATTCTTCTAGTAGAGGAGAGAGCTTATTAAAAATGCATATACTGCAAATACCAAGCAATAGTTTGATAAGCCCCTAGTTGAAGACCTACTAGGAGCTTTTTTTTTGATTGACTATCTACCTCAATTGGGTTAAGGATCAAAAAAGCTAGGCTCCTAGTCTCAGCATTCCAGGTATTGCAGTAGCAGTTCTTGGTGCAATTGTCGCAGTTTTCTTGTGGAACTTATTAACCAACCGCAGTGCTGTATAGCTGTATAAAAATAAAATTGCGGACAATGAGCTAGAAAGATTTAGCAAATTCATTTAACTATTTTTAACTGTGAATTAAATTAAAAAAATAGCGTCGCCCTAATTATAGGTAGGCGTTATTTTTTTGATTATTTTGCAATAAAATAATTTGGTTAAAGGAAAATTTATTAAATTCACCCCATTTCAAACGTATAATTGATATAAACGCAATCCTTTTTTAGCATCCATATCAAATTTCAAACCAACTTCCATTCCCGTAGTTGTTTTTGCTTCATTAACTGAGATATCATTCATCTGAATACTCTTAATAGTGGCCAAATAGCAGCAAGATGACCCTTCACTAACTAGGAAAAGGCTGTTTCCGACCAATAAAGTCGTTTCCTCAACCTTTGCTATTCCAGCCTCATGCTTCTTAAACCATTCAGTAATTCTACCAACCTCCTTGGCTTGACCTATTGATTTTTTACGTTCAATAACTTTATAAGTAACCAACTCAGTAAGTGCTTGACATAAAGTCTCAACAAAGTCACATAATTCTAACAGTGCATTAGAAGCTAGAACATCGTCGGGAGATCCGTGTGCTGCGTCGTTACGATAGCTAATTAATTCGTTGAGTTCGCCTTCTGCTGTGTTTTCATTTCCTCTGATCTCCTGTACAAAATACTTAACGGCTCTATGTTTTTCTACCCAGCCCCATGAATTTGGTATGCCTGCTTCTGTCAACATTTTCTCTAAGGCTTCTTTACGTAAATTTTGTTCATGGAAGAGAAAGGCATCTGGCAATAACTCATATTCTTTTTCACCAATAGCTCCATGAAATAACCCGCGAATAACTTCTTCAATAGAGAGGTGTTTATATCTGTTTTTCCTCAAATCAAGTAATAATCTTCCTACGCCTATCTGGTAAGTATTTCGTATTGTTTCTTCTAGCTCTGAATAACGCGAAAACAATCCTGGCAGAAGTACTAACCAGTCACGAACTAAGTCTTCAACAAAACGCTCATAGATGGCGTACAACCGCGTGACTACAGCACAGTGATCGTAAACTCGCCACTCTATTACCTTGGGGATATCCTGTATGAGTGTGCCAAGAATTAATTCTGTATCTTCATTCCATTCTTGTTTTACTAAAGCAGACGCACCAAAGGAAATTTGCCTTAGTCTATCATTGGTTTTGATAATCGCACGTACAGTAGAAATATTTACTTTTACTGTGATCAAAAGATCCTGAAACATCGCTTTTTACTCTGCGATGATTTTGGACAACATATTGTCGAATAATTTGATTCTATTCTCGACATCAGTTTTGATTCTTTCACCACCTGTAAATAATTTTGATGTATCTTCTCTAAGCAATCTCTTTGTATCTTCAATTACTTTAGACTTACGCACAATTAGAATATGTGCATTTGCCAAATGTCTACTAAATCCAACCATAACAGCATCGTAATAGGCTTTATATGCCTTATCTTTCCAAGTATCAGATTCTATATCTAAAGGCTTGAATAAATTTTCTGCATAGATTTCGTGAGCTAAATTTATTGTTTGAATAAAAATATTTTTGAGAATTTTAATATCTTCATCCGAGAACTTCATACTTTTAATCATATATAGGTCAAGAAAACCCTGCATTCCTCTACGAAAATCTTCTACATGACGTAAGGCAAAAAAGCGAAGTACTAATTCGGCATCTTCCATCTTTTTGTATAGGTTATTTTCAACAAGTTCCTCAGGTTTATTTATAGGAATTTCCCACGCCTCTGTAAATATAGAATTAGTTGTCAAATTAAGTAATAATTCATTGAATTTACCATAATATAAACAGTTACGTACTTCTTGGCGACTTAATTCAACGCCTCCAGTGTTCAGACGCTCAAATGCAAGCTGTTTCAGAAGCAGCGCTTCTTCAGGATTAGATGCTGACTCTGTAATCAAAACTATAGATGATATAGAGCGACGATCAATCCCTGCTTTTATTTTTGCCGGGAGAGTGGCGTAGGTACGTCCATTCAGCTCTGGCCAAAGTTCAAGTCCTGTTAATTTTAAACGGTTCTCGTAAAAATTCCGAAGGGCAGTAATTCTTTGTTGACCATCCATTACTTCATAAAAATTAAACTCTTTTTCGTAAAGAACGATTGGAGGAACAGGAATGTTGATCAAAAACGACTCTATTAATCTGGATTGCTTCTTTTCATCCCAACGCAGCCTTCTCTGGTAGAAAGGTTGTACATCCATATACCCAGGCTTCTTTAGTGCTTCGACAAAGCTAGGCAGCTTTTCACGGTTCATTTCGGTGAGTATTCTTTGCTCTCCAGACTCATACTTTTCGTTGATTTCGATCTCAGACATTTTGGCACGGTGTCTGGAAGGAGATTCTTCCCACATTTTTTCTTCAGTTGGTGCAAGTTGCATTGACTACATCCTCCACAAGAGCGGCATGATTAAATATAGTTAAATCTGCTGAATATAGCCTAGCGCTTCTTGATGCGTCAAAATTGTCTTCATATTAAATATTTGTTATACTAGTTCAATAAATAGCTTTAGGGGT encodes the following:
- a CDS encoding type II toxin-antitoxin system HicA family toxin → MPPFGSINRRDLIRYLKDAGFDGPYPGGKHQYMVKDELKLTIPNPHQGDISPSLLNRILRQANISRDEWEAL
- a CDS encoding serine/threonine-protein kinase, with translation MGKLNIDTICLFPNMLYCSNSSCSNPFNPDGNKFCIKCGQTLTPLFRNRFRVIRLLGEGGFSRTYEARDTDKIDEPCVIKQFVPQVQGTNALEKATELFKQEAKRLYDLGEHPQIPRLIAYFEQDKRLYLVQELIEGQNLLQELQQQGAFSEEKIKQLLVDILPILKFIHERGVIHRDIKPENIMRRRQDGKLILIDFGVSKQITQTFLGVGTTVGTPGYTPLEQIRGQVFPASDLYSLGVTCIRLLTQVLPSTDGSDELYDALRGCWVWRKYLPPGRSITPDFGQVLDKLIQDYMKERYQSADEIIQALNSENLNSSVGIDYTILQKLLASSKWLEADQETWKLMLKISSREKEDYLRVEDIEKFPCQDLLTIDRLWVKYSNERFGFSIQKQIWDSVGGKPDLDLETWKYFGESIGWRIKNNWKPYAFLSFTLTAPAGQLPRAVLSMRLDGRRKRLSALTSRLVNCKI
- a CDS encoding CBS domain-containing protein, coding for MNLKTCLAEAVMSTPIFAVKPDDSLWMVQQIMEQRLIRRLAVTGNQGELLGIVKKIAELCGGQFSISSIYQQETTVHITLPIKPYITTLAKVI
- a CDS encoding CBS domain-containing protein yields the protein MQIAQLMTEHRVSSIMIVQPGGSQTEPLQIPVGIITERDIV
- a CDS encoding Hsp70 family protein translates to MAIAIDFGTSNTVIARWNPVTQQPETLTLPGLSIKQSLNPPLIPSLVYVEDATKNQVLVGQQVRDRGLDVKGETRFFRSFKRGIGADIQGFLPELDGQIVTFEQIGQWFLTKVIEELAPLEGGLDSLVLTVPVDSFEAYRHWLGTVCQALPVEQVRMLDEPTAAALGYGLADQENLLVIDFGGGTLDLSLVRLDQSVQATTKPLGFLLKWGNKSLAEDSKQKVKTARVLAKAGQNLGGTDIDNWLVDYFAKTQELAVSPLTTRLAERVKIQLSTQNQASEVYFDDETFESYELELNRDTFDDILKEHAFFELLDESMTTLLQQARRQGIELPDINAVLLVGGTVQLPAVQTWIKQYFEPEKIRCERPFEAIAQGALQLAQGVQIKDFLYHSYGIRYWDRRNQRHKWHSLIKAGQAYPMSQPVELVLGASVENQPSIELIMGELGADTGSTEVYFDGDRLITRRMDNSETSVKPLNDREGAKTIAQLTPAGYPGSDRIKILFQVDEQRFLRITVEDLLTNDTLLENQLVAQLS
- a CDS encoding type II toxin-antitoxin system prevent-host-death family antitoxin; the protein is MNWRIAEAKQRFSELIHAVSKEPQLIYNRNQLVAVVLEAEMFEEFLTWRKQREKMSLADCFKELRQIAAQEDYILEVPSRQDRSNPFADAIDDFSL
- a CDS encoding L,D-transpeptidase — translated: MQTWIRRGGIRSSGTFCTGVALMVMTLFSWSSPLTGTPNSTTATATSVDENSLAVNNISQPRWIEIDLSEQRLRAWEGNKLVHSYRISGGKRATPTPIGRFRINSKYRTHRMRGRGYNIPDVPYTMYFYRGYAIHGAYWHNRFGTPVSHGCVNLPVKQARNLYNWASTGTLVVVRK
- a CDS encoding L,D-transpeptidase, with amino-acid sequence MKKLISPDWVRRLKILLTGTALSVSVFTTTGTTEVWANSKNKVIAQTIQTLQKSDKRWIQIDLSKQRLIAWEGDRVVYGSAISSGKKSTPTLVGTFNIQSKLKTTRMRGNGYDVPNVPHAMFYQGNYGIHGAYWHKRFGTPVSHGCVNLAPKHAKWLFQWASIGTPVVIQK
- a CDS encoding bifunctional 4-hydroxy-2-oxoglutarate aldolase/2-dehydro-3-deoxy-phosphogluconate aldolase, with translation MSNQIWLSQLQKHRAIAVIRASKIEVGQQMATAVASGGMQLIEITWNSDRAGELISQLRSELPACIIGTGTLFNVQQLQEAIASGAQFLFTPHVDPAMIQAAQEQNVPIIPGALTPTEIVTAWSQGASCVKVFPVQAVGGADYIKSLQGPLGQIPLIPTGGVTLENAKEFLQAGAIAVGLSGELFPKKLVTERNWEAIASGAKKLIQQLS
- a CDS encoding MAE_28990/MAE_18760 family HEPN-like nuclease, producing MFQDLLITVKVNISTVRAIIKTNDRLRQISFGASALVKQEWNEDTELILGTLIQDIPKVIEWRVYDHCAVVTRLYAIYERFVEDLVRDWLVLLPGLFSRYSELEETIRNTYQIGVGRLLLDLRKNRYKHLSIEEVIRGLFHGAIGEKEYELLPDAFLFHEQNLRKEALEKMLTEAGIPNSWGWVEKHRAVKYFVQEIRGNENTAEGELNELISYRNDAAHGSPDDVLASNALLELCDFVETLCQALTELVTYKVIERKKSIGQAKEVGRITEWFKKHEAGIAKVEETTLLVGNSLFLVSEGSSCCYLATIKSIQMNDISVNEAKTTTGMEVGLKFDMDAKKGLRLYQLYV
- a CDS encoding DUF262 domain-containing protein, with the translated sequence MQLAPTEEKMWEESPSRHRAKMSEIEINEKYESGEQRILTEMNREKLPSFVEALKKPGYMDVQPFYQRRLRWDEKKQSRLIESFLINIPVPPIVLYEKEFNFYEVMDGQQRITALRNFYENRLKLTGLELWPELNGRTYATLPAKIKAGIDRRSISSIVLITESASNPEEALLLKQLAFERLNTGGVELSRQEVRNCLYYGKFNELLLNLTTNSIFTEAWEIPINKPEELVENNLYKKMEDAELVLRFFALRHVEDFRRGMQGFLDLYMIKSMKFSDEDIKILKNIFIQTINLAHEIYAENLFKPLDIESDTWKDKAYKAYYDAVMVGFSRHLANAHILIVRKSKVIEDTKRLLREDTSKLFTGGERIKTDVENRIKLFDNMLSKIIAE